A portion of the Streptomyces sp. NBC_01335 genome contains these proteins:
- a CDS encoding alanine racemase — translation MALSLYVDTARWRAHQKSVIDQFPGLVPVCKGNGYGFGHERLADEAIRFGSDMLAVGTTYEAARIKDWFSGDLLVLTPFRRGEEPVPLPDRVIRSVSSVDGVHGLVGARVVIECMSSMKRHGVKEEELGQLHAAIEDVRLEGFALHLPLDRTDGSDAVEEVIAWMDRLRNARLPLHTMFVSHLKAAELARLQQQFPQTRFRARIGTRLWLGDHEATEYRGAVLDVTPVVKGDRFGYRQGKAASDGWLVVVAGGTSHGVGLEAPKALHGVMPRAKGVARAGLATVNRNLSPFVWSGKQRWFAEPPHMQVSILFVPSDAQEPRVGDELVAHLRHTTTQFDRLVER, via the coding sequence ATGGCGCTCTCCCTCTACGTCGACACCGCGCGCTGGCGGGCGCACCAGAAGTCCGTGATCGATCAGTTCCCGGGGCTCGTGCCGGTCTGCAAGGGCAACGGTTACGGCTTCGGGCACGAGCGCCTGGCCGACGAGGCCATCCGCTTCGGCTCGGACATGCTGGCGGTCGGGACGACCTACGAGGCGGCCCGGATCAAGGACTGGTTCAGCGGCGACCTCCTCGTCCTCACCCCGTTCCGGCGGGGCGAGGAGCCGGTTCCGCTGCCCGACCGCGTGATCCGCTCGGTCTCCTCCGTGGACGGGGTGCACGGACTCGTCGGCGCCCGGGTCGTCATCGAGTGCATGAGCTCGATGAAGCGCCACGGGGTCAAGGAGGAGGAGCTGGGGCAGCTCCACGCCGCCATCGAGGACGTACGTCTCGAAGGGTTCGCGCTGCACCTCCCGCTGGACCGCACCGACGGTTCGGACGCGGTGGAGGAGGTCATCGCCTGGATGGACCGGCTGCGCAACGCCCGGCTTCCGCTGCACACCATGTTCGTCAGCCACCTCAAGGCCGCGGAGCTGGCCCGGCTGCAGCAGCAGTTCCCGCAGACCCGCTTCCGCGCCCGCATCGGCACGCGGCTCTGGCTCGGCGACCACGAGGCCACCGAGTACCGCGGTGCGGTGCTGGACGTGACCCCCGTCGTCAAGGGCGACCGTTTCGGCTACCGGCAGGGCAAGGCCGCGTCGGACGGCTGGCTGGTGGTCGTCGCCGGCGGTACGTCGCACGGGGTCGGTCTTGAGGCCCCCAAGGCCCTGCACGGCGTGATGCCGCGCGCCAAGGGCGTCGCCCGCGCCGGACTGGCCACGGTGAACCGCAACCTGTCGCCGTTCGTCTGGTCGGGCAAGCAGCGTTGGTTCGCCGAGCCGCCGCACATGCAGGTGTCGATCCTGTTCGTGCCGTCGGACGCGCAGGAGCCGCGGGTCGGCGACGAGCTGGTGGCACATCTGCGCCACACCACCACGCAGTTCGACCGTCTCGTCGAGCGCTGA
- a CDS encoding glycosyltransferase family 87 protein: MPSAEETIEDQERAVAPTRRDEIAAAGSELIGGPAGRFARFGGGGLTAVRVVALVAIGMFALGMVQKLPCYNWAWFRGASSQYTHACYSDIPHLFVGRGFADGLLPYFDRLGGDMQYLEYPVLTGLFMQVASWLTLTPDSDPMMQREQMYWLVNAGLLMICAAVAVVCVARTHRRRPWDGLLVALAPAFALTATINWDLLAVALTAAAMLMWSRGRAVAFGVLIGLATAAKLYPVLLLGPLLLLCWRAGKWRPFLVAAFSAAVAWLVVNLPVMLYAPEGWKKFYTFSQERSVDFGSFWLVLSQRIERPIEVSVVNTASMVLMGLCCLGIAALALAGRHRPRFAQLAFLVVAAFVLTNKVYSPQYVLWLIPLAALARPRWRDFLIWQACEVLYFLGIWMYLAYSSSGDKHQGLPQDGYQLAVVLHLLGTLYLVALVVRDIVRPDRDMVRQDGSDDPSGGVLDGAPDVFVLAPMGTREFDEEEFWGEPAGGGAVRGGGAGD; this comes from the coding sequence ATGCCAAGCGCAGAAGAGACCATCGAGGACCAGGAGCGGGCCGTCGCACCCACGCGACGGGACGAGATCGCCGCTGCGGGCAGCGAGTTGATCGGCGGACCGGCGGGCCGGTTCGCGCGATTCGGCGGCGGCGGGCTGACGGCCGTGCGCGTGGTCGCCCTGGTGGCGATCGGGATGTTCGCGCTCGGCATGGTGCAGAAGCTCCCCTGCTACAACTGGGCCTGGTTCAGGGGTGCCAGCTCGCAGTACACGCACGCCTGCTACTCCGACATCCCCCACCTGTTCGTCGGACGGGGCTTCGCGGACGGGCTGCTGCCGTACTTCGACCGGCTCGGCGGCGACATGCAGTACCTCGAATACCCGGTCCTGACCGGGCTGTTCATGCAGGTCGCCTCCTGGCTCACGCTCACCCCGGACAGCGACCCGATGATGCAGCGCGAGCAGATGTACTGGCTCGTCAACGCCGGCCTGTTGATGATCTGCGCGGCCGTGGCGGTCGTGTGCGTCGCGCGCACCCACCGCCGCCGTCCCTGGGACGGGCTGCTGGTCGCCCTGGCGCCCGCCTTCGCGCTGACCGCCACGATCAACTGGGACCTGCTGGCCGTCGCCCTGACCGCCGCCGCGATGCTCATGTGGTCGCGCGGGCGGGCGGTCGCGTTCGGTGTCCTGATCGGCCTGGCGACGGCGGCGAAGCTGTACCCCGTCCTGCTGCTCGGACCGCTGCTGCTGCTCTGCTGGCGCGCGGGGAAGTGGCGGCCGTTCCTCGTCGCCGCGTTCTCGGCCGCGGTGGCCTGGCTGGTGGTGAACCTGCCGGTGATGCTGTACGCCCCCGAGGGGTGGAAGAAGTTCTACACGTTCAGCCAGGAGCGCTCCGTCGACTTCGGGTCGTTCTGGCTGGTCCTCTCACAGCGCATCGAACGGCCCATCGAGGTCTCCGTGGTGAACACGGCCTCAATGGTGCTGATGGGGCTCTGCTGCCTCGGCATCGCGGCGCTGGCACTCGCGGGGCGGCACCGGCCGAGGTTCGCCCAGCTCGCGTTCCTCGTGGTGGCGGCCTTCGTCCTGACGAACAAGGTCTACTCACCGCAGTACGTGCTCTGGCTCATCCCGCTCGCCGCGCTGGCACGTCCGCGCTGGCGGGACTTCCTGATCTGGCAGGCCTGCGAGGTGCTGTACTTCCTCGGCATCTGGATGTACCTCGCCTATTCGAGCAGCGGGGACAAGCACCAGGGGCTTCCGCAGGACGGTTACCAGCTCGCGGTCGTCCTGCACCTGCTGGGCACGCTCTACCTCGTCGCCCTGGTCGTGCGGGACATCGTGCGGCCGGACCGGGACATGGTGCGGCAGGACGGCTCGGACGACCCCTCGGGCGGTGTGCTCGACGGGGCGCCGGACGTGTTCGTACTGGCTCCCATGGGCACCCGCGAGTTCGACGAGGAGGAGTTCTGGGGCGAGCCCGCGGGCGGGGGAGCGGTGCGCGGCGGCGGGGCCGGAGACTGA
- a CDS encoding transglycosylase domain-containing protein, protein MSEHRRKTPQPQDGGRAAARRAAPQSAGRRAAPSPRVTQESPSGSYAEERPPGGRAEARRAAQRGGRRRGAEGPGSGGPGGGGGGGRRRGGGSEGPGRGRGDGGPGKKRIIDYPRYGKYGFRRWVPSWKLVSGLCLSFLGLLMGVAGVSYALVQMPEVSKAAKAQNNVYYWSDGSQMVATGGEVNRQEISYAQIPAAMRYAVISAENKSFETDHGIDPMGIGRALFNMAKGGETQGGSTITQQFVKNSMLTQEQTISRKFKELFITLKVGSKMNKDDVMKGYLNVSYYGRGASGLQAAARTYYNKDATELNPSECAFLATLLKGASYYDPAGAPEVDPVQATAEKNLVRAKKRWGWILDEEVKDGHLSAAERAKYKEFPMPVAPKKSAQLSGQTGYLVDLAKSYVLDNVKGVDSDTLDQGGYEIHTTFDKKKVQQLNAAVKRVYDENIDPKKRPEYDTNVQFGGASVDTATGAIIAIYGGQDATKHYTNNANPTGAQVGSTFKPFVLAAAMEYGKRDPDGGEVQSESERTPVSPKSIYNGDNELKINDWTGKPWENEEGKQWLQTNDDHTSYGDVDLRYAMQESINSPYVQLGMDVGTDKVKDVAMAAGLRDDDYMADAHVPSFSIGTSSPSAIRMAAAYATFATSGKQNEPFSVTEVKKEGASIFKHEKKTKTAFDSAVADNVTDVLKNVVEHGTGTSAQLPGREAAGKTGTTDENKSAWFVGYTPQISTAVSMFRMDDNEKHKDRAFQKMFGTGGQEKIHGASFPAQVWHDYMVGAVKGTKVEEFPTPGPIGEKVYGGGASPSPTPSPTPSASPTPSEEPSEEPTPTTAPPTTPTPTETCKTWGWSTCLPDGTNAGAAAGADTAGAAAGNDTDGTTSGTDPSATPTDEADDVGDIFGSSRGNGNGNG, encoded by the coding sequence ATGAGCGAGCACCGTCGCAAAACGCCTCAACCGCAAGACGGGGGGCGTGCCGCGGCCCGACGAGCCGCGCCGCAGTCAGCAGGACGCCGCGCAGCACCATCACCCAGGGTGACCCAGGAGTCACCTTCGGGGTCGTACGCCGAGGAACGTCCGCCGGGAGGCCGCGCCGAAGCGCGTCGGGCCGCCCAGCGCGGCGGGCGGCGGCGCGGGGCCGAGGGCCCCGGCTCCGGAGGTCCGGGCGGCGGCGGGGGAGGTGGCCGGCGTCGCGGCGGGGGTTCCGAAGGCCCCGGGCGGGGCCGGGGGGACGGAGGCCCTGGCAAGAAGCGGATCATCGACTACCCGCGCTACGGCAAGTACGGGTTCCGCCGCTGGGTGCCGTCGTGGAAGCTGGTCTCGGGGCTCTGCCTGAGTTTCCTCGGTCTCCTGATGGGCGTCGCGGGCGTCTCGTACGCGCTGGTGCAGATGCCGGAGGTCAGCAAGGCGGCCAAGGCGCAGAACAACGTCTACTACTGGTCCGACGGCTCGCAGATGGTCGCGACCGGTGGTGAGGTGAACCGCCAGGAGATCAGCTACGCGCAGATCCCGGCGGCCATGCGCTACGCGGTGATCTCCGCCGAGAACAAGTCGTTCGAGACGGACCACGGCATCGACCCCATGGGTATCGGGCGCGCCCTGTTCAACATGGCCAAGGGCGGTGAGACCCAGGGCGGGTCGACGATCACCCAGCAGTTCGTGAAGAACTCGATGCTCACCCAGGAACAGACGATCAGCCGCAAGTTCAAGGAACTGTTCATCACGCTGAAGGTCGGCAGCAAGATGAACAAGGACGACGTCATGAAGGGGTACCTCAACGTCTCCTACTACGGCCGGGGCGCCTCCGGGCTCCAGGCCGCTGCGCGTACGTACTACAACAAGGACGCCACCGAGCTGAACCCGAGCGAGTGCGCCTTCCTGGCCACCCTGCTCAAGGGTGCCAGCTACTACGACCCGGCCGGTGCCCCCGAGGTGGACCCGGTGCAGGCCACCGCCGAGAAGAACCTGGTCCGCGCCAAGAAGCGCTGGGGCTGGATTCTCGACGAGGAGGTCAAGGACGGCCACCTCTCCGCGGCGGAGCGGGCCAAGTACAAGGAATTCCCCATGCCGGTCGCGCCGAAGAAGAGCGCTCAGCTCAGCGGCCAGACGGGCTATCTGGTCGACCTCGCCAAGAGCTACGTCCTGGACAACGTCAAGGGGGTCGACTCCGACACCCTCGACCAGGGTGGCTACGAGATCCACACGACCTTCGACAAGAAGAAGGTCCAGCAGCTCAACGCCGCCGTCAAGCGGGTCTACGACGAGAACATCGACCCCAAGAAGCGTCCCGAGTACGACACCAACGTCCAGTTCGGCGGCGCGTCGGTGGACACCGCCACCGGGGCCATCATCGCCATCTACGGCGGGCAGGACGCCACCAAGCACTACACCAACAACGCCAACCCCACGGGTGCGCAGGTCGGCTCGACGTTCAAGCCGTTCGTGCTCGCCGCCGCCATGGAGTACGGCAAGAGAGACCCCGACGGGGGCGAGGTCCAGAGCGAGTCCGAGCGCACCCCGGTCTCGCCGAAGAGCATTTACAACGGCGACAACGAGCTCAAGATCAACGACTGGACGGGGAAGCCCTGGGAGAACGAGGAGGGCAAGCAGTGGCTCCAGACCAACGACGACCACACCTCCTACGGTGACGTGGACCTGCGGTACGCCATGCAGGAGTCGATCAACTCCCCTTACGTCCAGCTCGGCATGGACGTCGGTACGGACAAGGTGAAGGACGTCGCGATGGCGGCGGGCCTGCGCGACGACGACTACATGGCCGACGCCCATGTCCCGTCGTTCTCCATCGGCACGTCCTCGCCGAGCGCGATCCGCATGGCGGCCGCGTACGCCACGTTCGCCACCAGCGGTAAGCAGAACGAGCCCTTCTCGGTCACGGAGGTCAAGAAGGAAGGGGCGTCCATCTTCAAGCACGAGAAGAAGACCAAGACCGCCTTCGACTCGGCCGTCGCCGACAACGTCACCGATGTGCTGAAGAACGTCGTCGAGCACGGCACGGGCACCTCCGCGCAGCTTCCCGGCCGGGAAGCTGCGGGCAAGACGGGTACCACGGACGAGAACAAGTCGGCCTGGTTCGTCGGCTACACCCCGCAGATCTCCACCGCCGTCAGCATGTTCCGGATGGACGACAACGAGAAGCACAAGGACCGCGCCTTCCAGAAGATGTTCGGGACCGGCGGGCAGGAGAAGATCCACGGTGCGTCGTTCCCCGCGCAGGTCTGGCACGACTACATGGTCGGCGCGGTGAAGGGCACGAAGGTCGAGGAGTTTCCCACCCCCGGCCCCATCGGTGAGAAGGTCTACGGCGGCGGCGCGAGCCCGAGCCCGACCCCCTCACCGACTCCCAGCGCGTCGCCCACGCCGTCCGAGGAGCCGTCCGAGGAGCCCACTCCGACGACCGCGCCCCCCACCACTCCGACGCCGACCGAGACCTGCAAGACCTGGGGCTGGAGCACCTGCCTCCCGGACGGGACCAACGCCGGAGCGGCGGCAGGCGCGGACACGGCCGGAGCGGCAGCCGGCAACGACACCGACGGCACTACCAGTGGCACCGATCCCAGCGCCACGCCCACTGACGAAGCCGACGACGTAGGAGACATCTTCGGTTCGAGCCGGGGCAACGGCAACGGCAACGGATAG
- a CDS encoding PadR family transcriptional regulator, which produces MSRRSGILEFAVLGLLRESPMHGYELRKRLNTSLGIFRAFSYGTLYPCLKTLVASGWLIEEPSTAPADLATPASSLAGRRAKIVYRLTAEGKEHFEELLSHTGPDAWEDEHFAARFAFFGQTERDVRMRVLEGRRSRLEERLEKMRASLARTRERLDDYTLELQRHGMESVEREVRWLNELIESERSGRDRRRSAPEGSSQQDTAEETGGLPRRRADTPPDPSDDTA; this is translated from the coding sequence ATGAGCAGACGCTCCGGCATCCTCGAATTCGCCGTCCTCGGACTGCTCCGCGAGTCCCCGATGCACGGCTACGAGCTGCGCAAACGCCTCAACACCTCGCTGGGCATCTTCCGCGCCTTCAGCTACGGCACCCTCTATCCCTGCCTCAAGACGCTGGTCGCCAGTGGCTGGTTGATCGAGGAGCCGAGCACCGCCCCGGCCGATCTCGCGACGCCCGCCTCTTCACTGGCGGGGCGCAGGGCGAAGATCGTGTACCGGTTGACGGCGGAGGGCAAGGAGCACTTCGAGGAGTTGCTCTCGCACACCGGCCCGGACGCCTGGGAGGACGAGCACTTCGCGGCTCGCTTCGCCTTCTTCGGCCAGACGGAACGCGATGTGCGGATGCGCGTCCTGGAGGGCCGGCGCAGCCGGTTGGAGGAGCGCCTGGAGAAGATGCGCGCCTCTCTCGCCCGCACCCGGGAACGACTCGACGACTACACACTTGAGCTGCAGCGGCACGGCATGGAGTCCGTGGAGCGCGAAGTGCGCTGGCTGAACGAGCTCATCGAGAGCGAGCGTTCGGGACGGGACCGGCGACGGTCCGCACCCGAGGGCTCCTCTCAGCAGGACACCGCAGAGGAAACGGGCGGCCTGCCCCGGCGCCGGGCTGACACCCCGCCGGATCCGTCCGATGACACCGCCTGA
- a CDS encoding inositol-3-phosphate synthase — MGSVRVAIVGVGNCAASLVQGVEFYKDADPAGKVPGLMHVQFGEYHVSDVEFVAAFDVDAKKVGLDLADAIGASENNTIKIADVPTTGVTVQRGHTHDGLGKYYRQTIEESAEAPVDIVQVLKDKQVDVLVCYLPVGSEVAAKFYAQCAIDAKVAFVNALPVFIAGTKEWADKFTEAGVPIVGDDIKSQVGATITHRVMAKLFEDRGVILDRTMQLNVGGNMDFKNMLERERLESKKISKTQAVTSQIRDRELGADNVHIGPSDYVAWLDDRKWAYVRLEGRAFGDVPLNLEYKLEVWDSPNSAGVIIDAVRAAKIAKDRGIGGPILSASSYFMKSPPVQYFDDEARENVEKFIAGEVER, encoded by the coding sequence ATGGGTTCGGTTCGCGTAGCCATCGTCGGCGTGGGCAACTGCGCCGCCTCGCTGGTGCAGGGCGTCGAGTTCTACAAGGACGCCGATCCGGCCGGCAAGGTGCCCGGCCTGATGCACGTTCAGTTCGGCGAGTACCACGTGAGCGACGTCGAGTTCGTCGCCGCCTTCGACGTCGACGCGAAGAAGGTCGGCCTCGACCTCGCGGACGCCATCGGCGCCAGCGAGAACAACACCATCAAGATCGCGGACGTGCCCACCACCGGCGTCACCGTCCAGCGCGGCCACACCCACGACGGTCTGGGCAAGTACTACCGCCAGACGATCGAGGAGTCCGCCGAGGCCCCCGTGGACATCGTCCAGGTCCTCAAGGACAAGCAGGTCGACGTTCTCGTCTGCTACCTCCCGGTCGGTTCCGAGGTCGCGGCGAAGTTCTACGCCCAGTGCGCCATCGACGCCAAGGTCGCGTTCGTCAACGCCCTCCCGGTCTTCATCGCCGGCACCAAGGAGTGGGCGGACAAGTTCACCGAGGCCGGTGTCCCGATCGTCGGCGACGACATCAAGTCGCAGGTCGGCGCGACCATCACGCACCGCGTGATGGCGAAGCTCTTCGAGGACCGGGGCGTCATCCTGGACCGCACGATGCAGCTGAACGTCGGCGGCAACATGGACTTCAAGAACATGCTCGAGCGTGAGCGCCTGGAGTCCAAGAAGATCTCGAAGACGCAGGCCGTCACCTCGCAGATCCGTGACCGCGAGCTCGGTGCCGACAACGTCCACATCGGTCCGTCGGACTACGTGGCGTGGCTGGACGACCGCAAGTGGGCCTACGTCCGCCTCGAGGGCCGCGCCTTCGGCGACGTCCCGCTGAACCTCGAGTACAAGCTCGAGGTGTGGGACTCCCCGAACTCGGCCGGTGTCATCATCGACGCCGTCCGTGCCGCGAAGATCGCCAAGGACCGGGGCATCGGTGGCCCGATCCTCTCCGCTTCCTCGTACTTCATGAAGTCCCCGCCGGTGCAGTACTTCGACGACGAGGCCCGCGAGAACGTCGAGAAGTTCATCGCAGGCGAGGTCGAGCGCTGA
- a CDS encoding MFS transporter encodes MAVARDLRILLRLRNFRRLLAVRLLSQAADGVYQVALAAHVVFSPEKQASAGAIASAMAVLLLPYSLVGPFAGVLLDRWPRRQVFLHGNLLRAVLACCTALLILGSVPEWLFYASALCVTAVNRFVLAGLSAALPRVVDADRLVLANSLSPTAGTLAATAGGGLAFAVRLLADDSDAAVVLLGALLYLFSALASLTLPRKLLGPDAQESAVHLRAALGITARGLVAGMRHLVERRDAGRALIAMTVLRFCYGALTVMVLMLCRYAWSDDESEGLALLGLALGISGAGFFVAAVLTPWAVNRFGRYGWIVVCAGTAAVLEPALGLSFAPAPMMVAAFVLGVATQGSKIATDTVVQTSVADAYRGRVFSLYDVLFNVAFVSAAAASALLLPADGRSVSVVAGVALLYAVVAVAMFRWRRTATTS; translated from the coding sequence ATGGCTGTCGCGCGTGATCTGCGGATACTCCTGCGCCTTCGGAACTTCCGTCGCCTCCTCGCCGTGCGGCTCCTCTCCCAGGCGGCGGACGGCGTCTACCAGGTCGCACTGGCCGCGCACGTCGTCTTCTCACCCGAGAAGCAGGCCTCGGCCGGTGCCATCGCCTCGGCCATGGCGGTCCTGCTGCTCCCCTACTCCCTGGTCGGCCCGTTCGCCGGTGTACTGCTCGACCGCTGGCCGCGCCGCCAGGTCTTCCTCCACGGGAACCTGCTCAGAGCCGTCCTCGCCTGCTGTACCGCGCTGCTCATCCTCGGCTCCGTGCCCGAGTGGCTCTTCTACGCGTCGGCGCTCTGCGTCACGGCGGTCAACCGCTTCGTCCTCGCGGGGCTCTCCGCCGCCCTGCCACGTGTCGTCGACGCCGACCGGTTGGTGCTCGCCAACTCGCTTTCCCCGACCGCCGGCACCCTGGCGGCCACGGCCGGCGGCGGTCTCGCCTTCGCCGTCCGGCTGCTGGCCGACGACTCGGACGCCGCGGTGGTCCTGCTGGGTGCCCTGCTCTACCTGTTCTCGGCCCTGGCCTCCCTGACCCTGCCCCGGAAGCTGCTGGGCCCGGACGCCCAGGAGAGCGCGGTGCACCTGCGGGCGGCGCTGGGGATCACCGCGCGAGGGCTCGTCGCCGGGATGCGGCACCTGGTGGAGCGCCGGGACGCGGGCCGGGCGCTGATCGCCATGACGGTGCTCCGCTTCTGCTACGGCGCCCTGACCGTCATGGTGCTCATGCTCTGCCGCTACGCCTGGTCGGACGACGAGTCCGAGGGGCTGGCGCTGCTCGGTCTGGCGTTGGGGATCTCCGGGGCCGGCTTCTTCGTCGCCGCGGTCCTGACGCCCTGGGCCGTGAACCGCTTCGGCCGGTACGGATGGATCGTCGTCTGTGCGGGAACGGCGGCCGTCCTGGAACCCGCCCTGGGCCTGTCGTTCGCTCCGGCGCCGATGATGGTCGCGGCGTTCGTGCTCGGCGTGGCGACGCAGGGTTCCAAGATCGCGACGGACACCGTGGTCCAGACTTCGGTGGCCGACGCCTACCGGGGGCGGGTCTTCTCCCTCTACGACGTGCTGTTCAACGTGGCGTTCGTGAGCGCTGCGGCCGCCTCCGCACTCCTCCTGCCGGCCGACGGCCGGTCCGTCTCCGTGGTGGCCGGGGTGGCCCTGCTCTACGCGGTCGTTGCCGTGGCGATGTTCCGGTGGCGACGCACGGCCACCACCTCCTGA
- a CDS encoding CCA tRNA nucleotidyltransferase codes for MPNANEDKTSALSQAEPRAVSELLRVSPVADELARRFEEAGFSLALVGGSVRDALLGRLGNDLDFTTDARPEDVLKIVRPWADSVWEIGIAFGTVGSQKDGYQVEVTTYRSEAYDRTSRKPEVSYGDSIEEDLVRRDFTVNAMAVALPRKEFIDPHDGMKDLADRVLRTPGTPEASFSDDPLRMLRAARFAAQLDFEVAPEVVAAMKEMAARIEIVSAERVREEINKLLLSEHPRKGLGLLVDTGLARYVLPELPALRLESDEHHRHKDVYEHSLTVLEQAIDLEENGPDLVLRLSALLHDIGKPRTRRFEKDGRVSFHHHEVVGAKMVKKRLTELKYSNDMVKDVSRLVELHLRFHGYGDGEWTDSAVRRYVRDAGPLLERLHKLTRSDCTTRNKRKANALSRTYDALEERIALLQEQEELDSIRPDLDGNAIMRILDVGPGPVIGQAYAFLLELRLENGPMGEEAAAAALTEWWRARS; via the coding sequence GTGCCGAACGCCAACGAAGACAAGACCAGCGCCCTGAGCCAGGCGGAGCCCCGTGCGGTCAGCGAACTGCTGCGGGTGTCCCCCGTCGCCGACGAGCTCGCACGCCGTTTCGAGGAAGCGGGGTTCTCCCTCGCCCTGGTCGGCGGCTCGGTCCGGGACGCGCTGCTCGGGCGGCTCGGGAACGACCTCGACTTCACCACCGACGCGCGACCGGAGGACGTTCTCAAGATCGTCCGCCCCTGGGCCGACTCGGTCTGGGAGATCGGCATCGCGTTCGGCACGGTGGGCTCGCAGAAGGACGGCTACCAGGTCGAGGTCACGACCTATCGTTCGGAGGCGTACGACCGGACCTCCCGGAAGCCCGAGGTCTCGTACGGGGACTCCATCGAGGAGGACCTGGTCCGCCGCGACTTCACGGTCAACGCGATGGCCGTCGCCCTGCCGCGGAAGGAGTTCATCGACCCGCACGACGGGATGAAGGATCTCGCCGACCGGGTCCTGCGCACCCCCGGAACGCCGGAGGCGTCCTTCTCCGACGACCCGCTCCGCATGCTGCGGGCCGCACGGTTCGCCGCTCAGCTCGACTTCGAGGTGGCCCCCGAGGTCGTCGCGGCGATGAAGGAGATGGCGGCCCGCATCGAGATCGTCTCGGCGGAGCGTGTCCGGGAGGAGATCAACAAGCTGCTCCTCTCCGAGCACCCCCGCAAGGGGCTGGGGCTGCTGGTCGACACGGGACTGGCCCGGTACGTGCTGCCGGAACTGCCTGCACTCCGGCTGGAAAGTGACGAGCATCACCGCCACAAGGATGTCTACGAGCACTCGCTGACCGTGCTGGAGCAGGCGATCGACCTGGAGGAGAACGGCCCGGACCTGGTCCTGCGGCTCTCCGCGCTGCTCCACGACATCGGCAAGCCCCGGACCCGGCGCTTCGAGAAGGACGGCCGCGTCTCCTTCCACCACCACGAGGTGGTCGGCGCCAAGATGGTCAAGAAGCGTCTGACGGAGCTGAAGTACTCCAACGACATGGTCAAGGACGTCTCCCGGCTGGTCGAGCTCCACCTGCGCTTCCACGGTTACGGCGACGGCGAGTGGACCGACTCGGCCGTCCGCCGGTACGTGCGCGACGCGGGACCCCTGCTGGAGCGACTCCACAAGCTCACCCGTTCGGACTGCACGACCAGGAACAAGCGGAAGGCGAACGCTCTCTCGCGGACGTACGACGCGCTGGAGGAGCGCATCGCGCTGCTCCAGGAGCAGGAGGAGCTGGACTCCATCCGCCCCGATCTGGACGGGAACGCGATCATGCGGATTCTCGACGTCGGCCCGGGGCCCGTCATCGGTCAGGCGTACGCGTTCCTGCTGGAACTGCGGCTGGAGAACGGGCCGATGGGCGAGGAGGCCGCCGCAGCCGCTCTCACCGAGTGGTGGCGAGCCCGGAGCTGA